One part of the Pristis pectinata isolate sPriPec2 chromosome 17, sPriPec2.1.pri, whole genome shotgun sequence genome encodes these proteins:
- the mtfp1 gene encoding mitochondrial fission process protein 1 produces MDGPGSAAGVRKVDIYRDTWVRFLGYANEVGEAFRALVPVGLVWASYGISTAYVTADAVDKGRKAAATHGDGPGKTLKVGAAVVDTFIWQALASVAIPGFTINRLCAASLFLLGKTTRWPLPMRKWTTTAIGLSAIPVIITPIDRSVDFLLDSTLRKLYGTEQHKP; encoded by the exons ATGGACGGCCCAGGATCTGCGGCTGGCGTGCGGAAGGTTGACATCTACCGGGACACGTGGGTGCGGTTTCTTG GATATGCTAATGAAGTTGGTGAAGCATTCCGGGCGCTAGTACCCGTTGGTCTGGTCTGGGCCAGTTATGGAATATCAACTGCATATGTGACAGCTGATGCAGTAGACAAGGGAAGGAAAGCGGCTGCT ACTCATGGAGACGGACCTGGAAAAACTTTGAAGGTTGGTGCAGCAGTGGTGGATACTTTTATCTGGCAGGCTTTGGCATCAGTTGCAATTCCAGGATTCACCATCAATCGATTGTGTGCAGCTTCCCTTTTCCTCCTGGGGAAAACTACAAGGTGGCCACTGCCTATGAGAAAGTGGACAACCACTGCTATCGGCTTGTCCGCCATTCCGGTCATTATAACTCCCATTGATAG GTCTGTGGATTTTCTTTTGGATTCTACATTACGAAAATTGTATGGAACAGAACAACACAAGCCATAA
- the LOC127579522 gene encoding zona pellucida sperm-binding protein 3-like, whose amino-acid sequence MVSVAGLAVLLVAAVMGQDGTDLPPGITYSCGNSTLTVFVEIDVLAGAPAPALRLGTCPPSGFSSPRVVVFQYGLQECRAGRLMTGKELIFWNYLRFEGSPAPGMKRPQLNIRLECRYPVTEVPTTLTTVSVTGVLSGDGHLIFSMKIMTDDWTVERPDSLFFLGASINLEASVLATYHQALRLYIEECIATPTSSLAKSPENYTIINNYGCLIDGKTGNSKYLPRSDGSLLRFVVQAFKFLDLEDADIFIHCKVLVWDPSWDDLLHKACSFDQQTKNWQLLDAPLQSSLCDCCNAICQPIQSRHKRAKEAETSVGHVIKVGPLRVLSKQPGSKTLENQRVMLLAMPLIACVLGIVLLSLYKWKIRHVQHSC is encoded by the exons ATGGTTTCGGTGGCGGGTTTAGCGGTGCTCTTGGTGGCCGCTGTGATGGGACAGGACGGGACAG atcttccACCGGGTATCACCTACTCCTGCGGGAATTCCACCCTGACGGTGTTTGTAGAGATAGATGTGTTAGCTGGCGCTCCCGCCCCGGCGCTGCGGCTGGGAACCTGCCCCCCTTCGGGCTTCAGCTCCCCACGGGTTGTCGTCTTCCAGTATGGACTGCAGGAGTGCCGGGCCGGCCGACTG ATGACTGGTAAGGAGCTGATTTTCTGGAACTACCTGAGGTTTGAGGGTAGCCCAGCCCCTGGGATGAAACGGCCACAACTCAACATTCGCTTGGAATGTCGCTACCCAGT caCTGAAGTACCAACGACCCTGACAACGGTTTCAGTAACTGGTGTACTATCTGGAGATGGCCACCTGATCTTTTCCATGAAGATAATGACTG ATGACTGGACTGTTGAACGGCCAGATTCTCTGTTCTTTCTGGGAGCTTCCATTAACCTAGAAGCCTCTGTCCTTGCTACATATCACCAGGCCCTTCGTCTCTACATAGAGGAATGTATTGCCACACCAACAAGCTCATTGGCAAAGTCTCCAGAGAACTACACCATCATAAACAATTATGG ATGTCTAATTGATGGGAAAACTGGAAACTCCAAGTACTTGCCCAGAAGTGATGGATCACTCCTTCGATTTGTTGTGCAGGCATTTAAATTCCTTGATCTGGAGGATGCTGAT ATCTTTATACACTGCAAAGTCTTGGTATGGGACCCTAGTTGGGATGATCTCTTGCATAAAGCATGCTCTTTTGACCAGCAAACAAAAAA TTGGCAGCTCTTGGATGCCCCATTACAAAGTTCCTTGTGTGACTGCTGTAATGCAATCtgccagcccatccaatctcgcCATAAACGAGCCAAAG AAGCAGAAACCAGTGTTGGTCATGTAATCAAAGTGGGTCCCTTAAGAGTCCTCAGTAAGCAACCTGGATCCAAAACTTTGG AAAATCAAAGGGTTATGCTCTTGGCTATGCCACTGATAGCTTGTGTTTTGGGAATTGTGCTCCTATCCCTTTACAAATGGAAGATCAGGCATGTACAACATAGCTGTTGA